The genomic region ACTCCAACCATGCAGACACTTCAAGTGGTAAAGATGAATGATAAACGATAGTCTCAAAAATCCAGTAGTACATTGGATATAATTTTAGACCTGCTTCATCTACCAGCTTATAAAATCTCTTCGCATCTTCATTCAACCCGTTGTTCCCCTCTTCAAGATTTGTCATATTTCCGAATGCATCATGCAGCATCCCGTCAATATCATCAACGCCCCCTCGATCATCCATGTCACTATTTACAACTGTTGGGATTGCTGATTCCCCATGATTAGTCCATCGTTTATAACCTTCGACAAACCCGTAGCAAATAAGATGCTCATATACGTCTTCTCGTTCACGCCAATAAGTGTTTCCACACTTTGCACACAGACATTGGATTTCTTTTCCAACCGGTTTTCCAATTACGAAGGCAAactctaaaaaattatttacacCAACTATATACTCGTTCTCAAATCTTGGTAAATCCATCCAATCCTTTGACAAAACATGATTAAACCTAAGAATGCAAATATCTAAACTTACTAAACATGATCTAATAAGTCAATTATAGTGACAATCTGGCTACCATATATCCGCTTACTACCCTAATTAAATGTGCTATCAAATTATTATATATGGCAATTACGAGATAAACTTACTGCTTAGTTCCTTCATTTTGAGAAGCCATATGAAGTTGTTATAAACGGTGCCGCAGCAACTACTCGACTTCTGTTGTCTTTACCTGTGCGAAAAAATTATCCTGTACACAAAACAAAGTCAAAATAATTAAGTTCAGAAAGGGAATACCAAATAATGCCTAATTTTAAGTTCCTATATTAATGTACATTTTTTTTGCACTTATTAAGTTAACTTTTTGTATTAACATGGGTTCGCATCTAAAATAGGCAGAATAATTTCCATTAGTGTCCCATGATCttgatatatacataatatagagTAGCAATGCTAAGTGCTAACTAGTAATGCAGTGTAATAATGGGAAATAAGGTTGAGCTTTAAATTACCGAGTCAATGTTGCAAAACTGACGAGTTTAAAAAGGGACAGATTAGACTTTAGAAACCAAAAACATCGTCAATTTGTGGAGGTAAAGACTCATGAAATAGACCTATGAACAAGAATTTTTTATacatgatttaaaaaattttctacACAACAACATAACAAATAATCAACCCTAAATTAATTCAAACCACCAGTTAATTATTAAAGTTCTTTCATCCCTTGTATAATGAGCTATTTTTCAAGCAACTTTGaagataattaattattaacaGCATCGATAAAATGTCAAagaaagctaataagaaaatgcaTTATTCATGCACCACTAATAGAGTATAAAATCTTATGCACATGGGATTTGTTCTCCTCACATATAGATAAAGATCATTATCACATTCACATAGGCATATGATTTCAGCAAAAGTCAAGCAGGaccataattaattaataattagttacttaaaataaaataaaataaaataaaatgaaactattAATTTAACAAGGTATGTACCTTAACAGGATAATGGCAAAGTAGTGGAAGTTTGGCAATATCACCACTTTGTACATAGTATAACTTGTTATGATGACAAGTGTTAACACTGCACACACATAacgtatatataatatataagcaACTATTTTGGTTTATACATTTGAGTTGTTaagaataattataaaaatgataaataaagaACTTATAAATGCCAaaaggataaataaaaaaaattaaaaaataaatggtTGACAGGTTTGGTTGAACAGACAAGCTAATTAGCTAACCATATTCAGTAAGATCTGATCAGATTGAGAAAAATTTAACCGGACATAATTTTTTTGGAGAAAATTTGTGTATTTATTACAAATAAATGGATTAATCTATTTTGATGGGACGAGTAGTAGTTAAGTTGTTAGTTAGAATGATTCTTATTTCGatataaaagaaaagaattaaGNNNNNNNNNNNNNNNNNNNNNNNNNNNNNNNNNNNNNNNNNNNNNNNNNNNNNNNNNNNNNNNNNNNNNNNNNNNNNNNNNNNNNNNNNNNNNNNNNNNNNNNNNNNNNNNNNNNNNNNNNNNNNNNNNNNNNNNNNNNNNNNNNNNNNNNNNNNNNNNNNNNNNNNNNNNNNNNNNNNNNNNNNNNNNNNNNNNNNNNNNNNNNNNNNNNNNNNNNNNNNNNNNNNNNNNNNNNNNNNNNNNNNNNNNNNNNNNNNNNNNNNNNNNNNNNNNNNNNNNNNNNNNNNNNNNNNNNNNNNNNNNNNNNNNNNNNNNNNNNNNNNNNNNGGTTTAGGGTAATCAAAGAATGGTAGGTGTAAAATTGACAAAGAACCGATAGTGGGTTTTGAGGCATGGCAAAAGCATTCCCAACGAACAGGGTCTCATTGTTTCCTCCATGGTTTGATCCCATTCATTCATTCTTTATACCATATGTTAACTTGTCCTATTTTACTCATTGATTCTTCTCATCGCAGGAAAACGGTATGCGTCCTGAATTCCAATTGGCTACCGAGGGAATTCAACAAGCACACATAGGGGCATAGCTTAAAATAATACTCCAAAATGGCATCATAAATAATAGAAACAATATCAAATTCAAAACCTACGAAACCTATGGCACATGACTCGACTTTTTCTTTTCCATCAAAGGGGCGTGAGAAACGCactgaaaagaagaaaataccaaTACCCAACACATGTTTCAGTGCACCAAAAAGAAGAAGTGGAGGCTACTAACCTTCGACGGATGGCAACCGGCGAGACAAGGCGATATGCGAGATGAAGGCAAGCGGCAACCGGACGGCGTGCTACTCCAAACCACGAACAGAGAAGCCGACGAAGATGAAGACGACGTGCTGAGTTTTTTAGGTTTTGCAAAACAGGGAAGAGGAAGAAGCGACGGCGCCGCGGAGTTTAGGACGGCGGTGGCACTGAAGAGCTTGGGACGGTGGCGGCAACAAGGGGCTAGGGTTTTCAAGTTTCGATTTCCATCAGTCACAGTTTTATGAATTGGGGGAAGAAAGAAGAGGGCCGCGGGGGTTTTCAATTTCCTTCAATTTGGTTCTCAtgtatttcaatttttttcaaataaacaaaaaacGACGTCGTCTATGCTTTTTCTCTAATTATTAATCCACAAAACTtaatattagtttttaattattaaattttttaaaaagaaaaaatatttaaattaataagatatacataaaaatattaattaattaaaactcaAATGATTGAAATTGTAACTGTAGactcctttaggtcaccccctaaAACTGTGATCATAGACCATTTTAAGTCACCAcccaaaaccgtgatcatagaccctTTTAAGCTACCTTTtccaaaaaaccgtgaccatagactctttttggtcactgtaaacaaccgtgaccatagatcccttTAGATCACcctctaaaaccgtgaccatagacccctttaggtcaccctttaaaactgtgaccatagatccctttaggtcaccctctaaaatcgtgaccatagacccctttaggtcaccctttaaaaccgtgaccatagatccctttaggtcaccctcaaaaaccatgaccatagacctttttaggtcacccttctgaaaaaccgtgaccatagaccctttttggtcactgtaaaaaaccgtgaccatagacacctttaggtcacccccaaaaccgtgaccatagacccttttaggccacccccaaaactgtgaccataggcccctttaggtcaccccccaaaactgtaaccatagactcttttaggtcacccttttttgaaaaaccgtgaccatagaccctttttggtcactgtaaaaaaccgtgaccatagacacctttaggtcacccccaaaaccgtgaccatagacccttttaggccacccccaataccgtgaccatagccccctttaggtcaccccccaaaaccgtgaccatagacccttttaggtaaCTCtattttgaaaaaccgtgaccatagacccttttaggtcacccccaaaaccgtgaccatagacccttttaggccacccccgaaaaccgtgaccatagacccctttaggtcaccccctaaaaccgtgaccatagacccttttaggtcacccttttttgaaaaaccgtgaccatagaccctttttggtcactataaaaaaccgtgaccatagacccctttaggtcacccctcaaaaccgtgaccatagacccttttaggccactcttttttaaaaaaccgtgaccataggtactctatggtcaccctttccaaaaaaaccgtgaccatagcttttttttttggtcagcctgaaaaaccgtgaccatagagggtctatggtcacggttttttaccgtgaccaaaaaaaccgtggccatagacccaaaatgttgtagtgatGGTTTAGTTTTAAATAAATTTGATGGCTAAAGTAATGTATATCTGTTAACTGTAGTCAACTCATATAAGCTTTTAGTTGATACTGATGATTTTTCACTTTTAACAACCTGTGACATCGTCAAGGGTTTGATAGATAATTATTTAGCTTGTATTCGAGTTGTTGGTTAGTCAAGAGGTTGACCATAATCTTCACTGATTGCTTGTCTCTTGCTCATTTTTACCTTGCAAAAATTCTCTTGTTAGAAAATCAGGTAATGCATTTGATTATCCTTTAATATGCTCAATAGAAAAATCAAAGCATGGTAATATAGCTTGTCATCTAGCAAATATTTGTTTAGAAACTAGATTTTTAGCATCATTTTTTAATACACTAGGAGCTGCCTTGCAATCAGTTCTGATTAAGAAGGTTCTATTGAACAACTCTTCCTGAAAACGTGAAACACATAAGTCAATGGCTAATATTTCCTTTTTATTAGTAGCATAATTTTTCTGGACTGAATTCCATACACCCGAATGATATTTAACTATTTGTTCTTTTGAGGAGTTTGGAAGGACTTGTTTAAGTATCTCCATACCCTAATTCAGAGGCATCTGTTTCTATGATTAGACTTGCCTTAGGGTCTGATATACTCAAACAAGGAATTTCTTTtactaaatatttaattttttgaacTATTTTAGACATgtcactacaacaaatatgggctttagcaatgccaaattttgcaacgccttaaaaccgttctcttagatagttttagacaacgattttttgtagtgttactattaaattcaatttttcattattttatagcaacaaattaaaaccgttctctttgactattttaaagaacggttttataaccgttaccatgATTTGTTTTTAACCAACGgttgtttattgttgtttaaataattgtacaaaaagaacgcataaaaaccgttgctaaaatgctacactttaaaaccgttctattagatggtcttagacaacggtttttacagtgttgctgttgaagttcaatttttcattacgttatagcaacaaaataaaaccgttttctttgactattttaaaaacCGGAGGGTGTGGAGACGGAGAAGAGTGTGCGCGAGAGAGGAGTAGCCACCATCGTCGAGGACTCCATCACCGCCGCTGAAGGTCCTGACCGTCGAGCTCGTCGTCGCCGTCGCACTTCCCATCATTGCTGCCACTAAAGAGCTCGAAGAGAAAGAAAGGGTTCGCGCGGAGAGAGAAACATGATGAGGGAAGAGGAGGTTGCCTCTGTTGCTGCCAAGCCGTCGCTGGCGGGGTTGGGTTCATCGTCGCTGTTGAGCTGTGCGCCGCCGTTGGTATTTGGATCGCCACTCTGTTTCAGCTGCAACTCGCCACTGTAATGGTGAGCTTTACCCTGTTTCTGATTTCTCTTTGCTCGCCTAAGTTATCCTGTTGTTGCTGTGAGGGTTATTGTTAAAGTGTTTATGTTAACTGAAGCTGTTGCTGTGAGTTTCTTTGCTGTTGCCTAATATTGATTTTAATGTTGATTTGGTATAATGTTGTTCTGATGTTGATTTGGTAACTGGTAATTTGGAAATGCTgttgtgattttattttgattttaatattgATTTAGTATGTAACTGGTTCTCTGGCAATGCTGCtttgattttgttttaattttaatattaatttgttATAATACTGTTATGATTTTGATTTGCTAACTAGATCTCTGAAAGAACTTATAAGTGGTATCGAATTAACCATGAAAATTTTGTAGCCATCAGACATGGATGTACGTATAGATCTCTGAATTAAAGCTTACTTGTGTATATAAGGTAAGATTGGGCTTTCTCAACCCAAGTGCTGCATATAGGATTGCAttaactttaatactttctagCATTTGTGTAGTTTTGATTAAATTATCAAAGTTTGGTATTTGCTTTACTCTGATTGCTTTCTTGTATTCTTGATTGTTTTGTAAAGATTCTTGAAATGGACACCTATAGATACCACGGGCACTCTATGTCTGATTCTGGCAGCACATACGGTACATGTGACGAGATTTCCAATGAGAGACAAGTTTGTCACACTACTGAGCAAAGCATATAATGTGCTGTTATTTTAATATCATGGAGTTCTTTCTCAAATTTTTCTCTTGGTTAATATGATTATAGGAGCGTGATCCAATTGAGAGAGTGAAGAAGCTATTATTGGCTCATGACATTGCTTCTGAGAAGGAGCTGAAGGTAATCAAAAGAAACTAGACTTCTTACTTTGTTCTTCCGATGTGAAGTATGATAATTTTAAGGCTTGGTTATGTATAATACTATGACTTCTATATTGATGACATCTTTGCCAAATTTACCatgccttttttattttttatttctttgaaGATAGTTCATGGATTAAACTTTTCTTTATTATGATGTAAGGTATCAGACTTGACTTAAAGAATTATGGGCTACGTTATATTTTTTGTGGCTTCCAATTCATGTTTACCCCACTTTGGAGTTTGTAAATGGATTCGAGTCCTCTCATAGGGATTATAGATTTTATTATAGTAAGTACTGTTAAATTAAGTTATATTTTGCCTATAACTATTTCTGCTATGTGTAGAAGGTGCCTATTTTGTGAATTACTAGTAGTATTCATTGTTTTCTTTTAAGTTTCCAATTCAACTAGAGTTTAAGAAGATTTGTAGTTGGAACGTGCAAGTATATATTTTGATATTCTAGGGGTcagataaaatattttattttaagtaCTATGCTGAACATATTCAATTGATCTTCTCCTTTTAGGACATTGATGAAAGAGTATGAAAGGGCTGCGCTTCATCTTGATAAAGTTAAGCTGGTTTGTAGTTTACTCTTAAAAGCTTTTTACTGCTGTTTGGAACCAAATGCACGATTCTTTTTAAGGATATCATTTAGCTTTTCtagttatttgattttagcttaaCTGATTACAAAGGAATTACTTTAAGAAGTTTTTGAATGTGCTATTATTTCAAACATCAAATTAGAGCAGGTATTGTTATGATACTTCCAAGTACATAGTAAAGGTTATAAATTAGAAACATTTACTTGATAATTTAATAGTCTATCATGTTAAATCTTTCATGTAGATATATGGCATTTTGATATCGATTTGCGTGTACTGATAGGTCTTACAGAGATTAATTGATGTTCAAAAAGCAAAGGCNNNNNNNNNNNNNNTACCTAATCATCTTGATGTGATATTAAAACCATTATTTACTCCCAAGTCTCCAACATCTCTTTCAATTCATGAAAAGAGGGTTGGGTTAGGTTAGGTATGTTAAATCCTGTCATTTGCAATTGAGAACAAAACAGGTAGACCTTGTTTTGTCATTAGTTACTTTGTTGAttgatttttttctctttaatgagATTTTGTTCTAAGCAATGTTAGGAGAAAATAGTTCTGTGTCGTCATCGGTTACTGCTCTGTAATCCATTGCTGTTCCGTGCTCTCCTCTCCGCTTGCGTTCGCTACGATGTCCCCCACTTGGTCTGCTGAGGTTCAGTTACGGTATGCGTTTGGATTAAGCTTATTTTCTATTATAAATCAAAGAGTCATTTAGCTGAATATGTTCTCTTTGTGTAAAAAGTTAAGCATAGAACTtttgttttaattcaatttagtTTGAAATTAAAAGAGTCATTTAGTTGAACATGTTCTCTCTGTGTAAAAAGTTAAGCTAGAAGTtttgttttaattcaatttagtTTGAAATTAAGCTAAGTTGTTTTATTGAGCATAATGTTAATGTTAATGGTTGTTTCTTAATTGCTagttggtttattttgtttcttaattGCTAGTTGGTTTAATTTCTAGTTGGTTGATTATCTCAATGGATGTCTTAGTGTTTCACAAAATGAGTATTTAAACCATGGTAAATATTTAGGGACAAAATTTGTTTGACGACTTGGCTGAGGACATTCTCGGTGGCAGCAGACTTGGAAACAAATTCTGCGACTCTTCCAAGAGCCAAGTCCTTAGGAGTTCCTCAATAGATAAAGAGAGAGCAAACGATGTTGCTGAATATCAAAGTTGTGGTATGCTTTGTGTTGCatgtttctcttcttttcttcttgtagtttgcactttgtttgatgctaatcaatgttcttttaattactTTCGCAGTTACATGTTGATTGAGAATGCTACTTGCTGCAGCAGGTTCTTAGTCGGTAATGGCTTAGCTAGTGTCAACGTGTATAGATTTTAAACTTTTAAGTTTTTTGAGTGTACAAACAATGAATTAATTGATTctaattttgatttgaatttagttTGGTGCATTTTAAGTTGTAAAATGATGCAAAGCAATGagtattaattttctttattatgtATATTTTTCTTTAATCAAACTTCAGTGACACAAAAATTTGTCTGTAAATCAAATTTAATGGTAAATGTTCAATTAGCTTTTTTAGTGATTTGACTCAAATAGTTAAACTTATTTATCGACACTAAATTAAAATAGTTGGAACTAATTTCAATGCAACATGAGAAaactattgtaaataaagaattatataattacaaaaaacCGTTGTGAAAAGTCACAAAAGACAATGGTGTTAAAAGCGTTGTCAAAGACAAGTACAAAATGGCATGCAATTAAAACTGTTGCAAAAAGAAACACCAAAGGCAACGCTTTTAAATTGTGGTCTTTGTGAATAATAAAACTACAACAGcttaaaaccgttgcctattcAGTTATGGTTTTAAACCGTTACATCATAAAAgacaacggttttaaactgttgcCTATTCAGTAACGGTtctaaaccgttctttaaaaattGTTGTCAAAACCGTTGTCTATGTTAGTAActatggcaacggttttttaGTTGTCGTTGCCTTAGATAAATAaccgttgcctttgagcattggtaacggccgcatataccacaggtgAAAAACCAttgccaaagcgttgcctaaagttttagGAATGGTTTTCTGATctatggcaacggtttttgaccattgcgaaaacccttatttgttgtagtgtgTCTTCTGTCCAAGGAGGAGGCTGTTTTCTTAGCCTTTTATACAAAGGCTCACATAAAGTTCTTATTCCTGGTAGAAATTCGGCTACATAATTAAGACATCCTAAAAaactttgtaattattttttgttgATAATTTCATTTGGAAATTTTTCTGCAAATTCAAcagatctcttaatcggagtaattattccttgaaaaatttcatATCCTAGAAATCTTACTTTTGTTATAAATatgttcattttcttttcagatAGGACAAGACCATTTTcttttataatattaataaatttttctaGGTGTTGAATATGCTGGTTTATTCCTCTAGAGTATACAAGAACATCGTCTAAGTAGACTATGGTAAAATCTACATatgcataaaaaattttattcatgaTTTCTTGAAATTCACTTGGTGAATTTTTTAATCCTTGGGGTATTACATTTCATTCATAATGTCCAAAGGGTAATATAAAATCTGTTTTATACCGGTCTTCTTCTTTTACTGAGATTTGGTAGTATCcggattttaaatcaaatttagaGAATATAATAGCCTTACTTAGTCTTTTAATTAAGTCATTTTTATTTGGTAAGGGATATCTTATCCATTTTAAGGCTTTATTTAAAGGCTTATAATTAATTACTAACCTTGGAGCTCCTCTTTCGATTTCTGAAAC from Arachis ipaensis cultivar K30076 chromosome B02, Araip1.1, whole genome shotgun sequence harbors:
- the LOC110268835 gene encoding pyruvate dehydrogenase E1 component subunit alpha, mitochondrial-like: MDTYRYHGHSMSDSGSTYGTCDEISNERQERDPIERVKKLLLAHDIASEKELKGQNLFDDLAEDILGGSRLGNKFCDSSKSQVLRSSSIDKERANDVAEYQSCVTC